One genomic window of Desulfatibacillum aliphaticivorans DSM 15576 includes the following:
- a CDS encoding ParB/RepB/Spo0J family partition protein: MKKTDSAKKTKRNVLGRGLDAFLPEAVSTAQESPENYFECDVDDIVPNQFQPRTIFSQEELAELSESIAEQGVIQPLVVRKNQQELFELIAGERRLRASKMAGLSRVPVIVVEASDEKVLQMTIVENIQRENLNPLEECQAYHRLMEECSLTQEEVAKRVGKKRSTVANFLRLKNLPRLIQDGIRENVISMGHARAILGLEESPDQLTAYRETVKKALSVRATESLVNRLKKAKDAKPKPTEPDSNAIYLNHLCDELSRQFGTKVEINKNGKRGALKIEFYNEQDLDRIVTLLKNA; encoded by the coding sequence ATGAAAAAAACTGATTCTGCTAAAAAAACCAAAAGAAACGTCCTGGGACGCGGGCTGGACGCGTTCCTGCCCGAGGCGGTTTCCACAGCTCAGGAATCCCCGGAAAATTATTTTGAATGCGACGTGGACGACATCGTTCCCAACCAATTTCAGCCCCGGACCATCTTTTCCCAGGAAGAGCTGGCCGAACTATCGGAAAGCATTGCGGAACAAGGGGTGATCCAGCCCCTGGTGGTCCGGAAAAATCAGCAGGAACTATTTGAACTGATCGCCGGCGAAAGGCGCCTTAGGGCTTCTAAAATGGCCGGCCTGTCCCGGGTTCCGGTGATCGTAGTGGAAGCCTCGGACGAAAAGGTTCTCCAAATGACCATCGTGGAGAACATCCAGCGGGAGAATTTAAATCCCCTGGAGGAATGCCAGGCCTACCACCGGTTGATGGAGGAATGCTCCCTCACCCAGGAGGAAGTGGCCAAGAGAGTCGGCAAAAAACGCTCCACCGTGGCCAATTTCCTGCGTCTGAAGAATCTGCCTCGCCTGATCCAGGACGGCATCCGCGAAAACGTCATCTCCATGGGCCACGCCCGGGCCATCCTCGGCCTGGAGGAATCTCCCGACCAGCTGACCGCCTATCGCGAAACCGTCAAAAAAGCCCTTTCCGTCCGCGCCACGGAATCTCTTGTCAATCGCCTGAAAAAGGCCAAAGACGCCAAGCCCAAACCGACCGAGCCTGACTCGAACGCCATTTACCTGAACCATCTGTGCGACGAGCTTTCCCGTCAGTTTGGAACCAAGGTGGAAATCAACAAGAACGGCAAACGCGGCGCCCTCAAAATCGAATTCTATAACGAACAGGATCTGGACCGGATCGTCACGCTGCTAAAAAACGCTTAA
- the ispH gene encoding 4-hydroxy-3-methylbut-2-enyl diphosphate reductase produces the protein MKITIAKTSGFCMGVRRAVEMVLDTANRVKGPVYTFGPLIHNPQVMHMLAEKGVEVLEEIPEKGEGTVLIRAHGVTPETRGRLEAAGFTVIDATCPRVIKVQRLLDKYQAEGYTPIIVGDADHPEVIGLVGHARGHAYVVRSREEALNLPKGEKAVLVAQTTQDQVLYLNILEAVRERFDEIKDFNTICDSTARRQEEARGLAHQVEAMVVVGGKSSGNTQRLAQIAAGSGVPTFHVETEKELDVTKFQGMEHVGITAGASTPNWIIRRVHQAVADPGVLGRSGAGLGYSVRRFLIQTNLYLAFSAGCLCFACMLLLGQPPSLDAPIIAASYILLMHISNNFIGRNAARYNDPDRARFYDQHKIPLAALAIFGGAPGFVVAFELGWASFLTLVIITGLGLSYNVPIWPEKLRFFGRYQKMRSIPGSKTIFIAGAWAGVTAVLPVLSHGAPVDIGLILVIFFATAMVLARTSIFDVLDVQIDRMVSYETIATWIGPAKTLKLIRVLLVALAGVLIIGGVLSWLPSLAFWLLPCALFPLLVTNSFAKGKLHPGHRLELLVDTNFVLAGAIAVFWQTLI, from the coding sequence ATGAAAATAACCATAGCAAAGACATCCGGGTTTTGCATGGGAGTGCGCCGGGCCGTGGAAATGGTCCTGGACACTGCCAACCGGGTAAAAGGACCGGTCTACACCTTCGGCCCCCTGATCCACAACCCCCAGGTCATGCACATGCTGGCGGAAAAAGGGGTGGAGGTTCTGGAGGAGATTCCGGAAAAGGGCGAAGGCACCGTGCTGATTCGCGCCCACGGAGTCACGCCTGAAACGCGCGGCCGTTTGGAGGCCGCGGGCTTCACGGTCATTGACGCAACCTGTCCGCGCGTCATCAAGGTCCAGCGTCTTTTAGACAAATACCAAGCGGAAGGCTACACCCCGATCATCGTGGGCGACGCGGACCACCCCGAGGTCATCGGCTTGGTTGGGCACGCCAGGGGGCACGCCTATGTGGTCCGTTCCCGGGAGGAAGCCCTGAACCTGCCCAAGGGCGAAAAAGCCGTTCTGGTCGCCCAAACCACCCAGGACCAGGTCCTCTATCTTAACATTCTGGAGGCGGTCCGGGAGCGCTTTGACGAAATCAAAGACTTTAACACCATTTGCGATTCCACGGCCCGGCGGCAGGAAGAGGCCCGGGGCCTGGCCCATCAGGTGGAGGCTATGGTGGTCGTGGGCGGCAAGAGCAGCGGCAACACCCAGAGGCTGGCGCAAATCGCCGCGGGATCGGGCGTTCCCACTTTTCATGTGGAAACGGAAAAAGAGCTGGACGTCACAAAATTTCAGGGTATGGAGCACGTGGGGATAACGGCGGGCGCTTCCACGCCCAACTGGATTATCCGGCGGGTGCATCAGGCGGTGGCTGATCCCGGCGTTTTAGGGCGCAGCGGCGCCGGGCTGGGGTATTCCGTCCGCAGATTTTTAATTCAGACCAACCTGTATCTTGCATTCAGTGCAGGCTGCTTGTGTTTCGCGTGTATGCTGCTGTTGGGGCAGCCTCCGTCGCTTGACGCCCCCATCATCGCGGCGTCGTACATCCTGCTCATGCATATCTCCAACAATTTCATAGGCCGCAACGCTGCGCGGTATAACGACCCGGACCGGGCCAGGTTTTACGATCAACACAAAATCCCCTTGGCTGCGCTGGCTATTTTCGGCGGCGCTCCGGGGTTTGTGGTGGCCTTTGAACTGGGCTGGGCGTCCTTTCTGACCCTGGTGATCATCACCGGGTTAGGGCTCAGCTATAATGTCCCCATCTGGCCTGAAAAACTGAGATTTTTTGGAAGATACCAGAAAATGCGTTCCATACCCGGCTCCAAGACCATCTTTATCGCCGGGGCATGGGCCGGAGTCACCGCCGTGCTGCCCGTTCTTTCCCATGGAGCCCCGGTGGATATTGGCCTGATTCTGGTAATCTTTTTCGCAACAGCCATGGTATTGGCGCGCACGTCCATCTTTGATGTGCTGGACGTGCAAATTGATCGCATGGTATCGTATGAAACCATAGCGACCTGGATCGGGCCTGCTAAAACGCTGAAGCTGATCCGGGTTCTTTTAGTAGCCCTTGCAGGCGTCCTGATTATAGGGGGCGTCCTGTCCTGGCTGCCGTCTCTTGCCTTTTGGCTGTTGCCCTGCGCGCTTTTTCCGCTGCTGGTAACCAACAGCTTCGCCAAAGGCAAGCTTCATCCCGGCCATCGGCTTGAATTGCTGGTGGACACCAATTTTGTCCTGGCTGGAGCCATAGCCGTTTTCTGGCAGACGCTTATTTAG
- a CDS encoding NYN domain-containing protein: MSVHVIIDGYNLAHALGLLDGFGGDELEQARDDLCDMLAMYKKAKAHKITVVFDAQYAPEYETRNDAIKGIRIKYSPHGRLADSVIKNMARKEKERAIVVSSDRDVAESAQASAAAAVSSQEFQSRLIEAMYFAQEADAPRSKERRIDTRKKGPGFRSKKKRRKTKAKAQKL; the protein is encoded by the coding sequence TTGAGCGTTCATGTGATCATAGACGGGTATAACCTGGCCCACGCCCTGGGCCTGCTGGACGGGTTTGGAGGCGACGAACTGGAGCAGGCCAGGGACGATTTGTGCGACATGCTGGCCATGTATAAAAAGGCCAAGGCGCACAAGATCACCGTAGTTTTCGACGCCCAATACGCCCCGGAATACGAAACCCGCAACGACGCGATCAAAGGCATCCGAATCAAATACTCCCCCCACGGCCGCCTGGCCGATTCCGTGATCAAAAACATGGCCCGCAAGGAAAAGGAACGGGCCATTGTGGTTTCCTCGGACCGGGACGTGGCCGAAAGCGCTCAAGCCAGCGCCGCCGCCGCCGTTTCCAGCCAGGAGTTTCAGTCCCGGCTTATCGAAGCCATGTATTTCGCCCAGGAGGCCGACGCTCCCCGCTCCAAAGAGCGCCGCATCGACACCCGCAAAAAAGGCCCCGGCTTTCGCTCCAAGAAAAAACGCCGCAAAACCAAGGCTAAAGCGCAAAAACTATAG
- a CDS encoding DUF3842 family protein: MNICVIDGQGGGIGAAIIKKLKETLEESAVILALGTNAIATAQMLKAKANRGASGENAIVRTTAKADLIIGPISIVLAHSMMGEVTPKMAEAVAASPAKKLLLPLSQENVEVVGVQKLPLPRLVDAMIDEYLRIEGASAQEDV; the protein is encoded by the coding sequence ATGAATATATGCGTCATAGACGGCCAGGGCGGGGGCATTGGCGCCGCTATCATTAAAAAGCTGAAAGAAACCCTGGAGGAAAGCGCCGTAATCCTGGCTTTGGGCACCAATGCCATTGCCACGGCCCAAATGCTGAAAGCCAAGGCCAACCGGGGAGCTTCGGGTGAGAACGCCATTGTCCGGACCACCGCCAAGGCGGACCTGATCATAGGCCCCATCAGCATTGTGCTGGCTCATTCCATGATGGGGGAAGTGACTCCCAAAATGGCCGAGGCGGTGGCCGCCAGCCCGGCGAAAAAGCTGCTCCTGCCTTTATCCCAGGAGAATGTGGAAGTGGTGGGAGTGCAAAAACTTCCGCTTCCCAGACTTGTGGATGCCATGATTGATGAATATCTTAGAATAGAGGGAGCCTCCGCGCAGGAGGATGTATAA
- a CDS encoding hydroxyacylglutathione hydrolase family protein has translation MQVDQFRYGPDNLAYVLSSDFKAIAIDPGAVSDIMTCLEEKALELVYVANTHSHPDHVTGTQDILSATEATFLDNHTLRQKEIIKLGKEVIQVYHTPGHTHDSLCFYAAPYEEEAVGYTSPGYLISGDTLFNGTVGNCFSGNFKAFYKSIKSLMTLPKDTIIYAGHDYVQDSIAFAKTLEPENPYFDDFLKKYDYTHVFSTLEDETKVNPYLRFNAPDLVKLMENKGLSTRTEFERWDAVMHLG, from the coding sequence ATGCAAGTTGATCAATTCAGATACGGACCTGATAATCTGGCTTATGTTCTTTCTTCGGACTTTAAAGCGATAGCCATCGACCCGGGCGCTGTCAGCGACATCATGACCTGCCTGGAGGAAAAAGCTCTGGAGCTGGTGTATGTGGCGAACACCCACTCCCACCCTGATCATGTGACCGGGACCCAGGACATTTTATCCGCTACGGAAGCGACCTTTCTGGACAATCATACGCTCAGGCAAAAAGAAATTATCAAGCTGGGAAAAGAAGTGATCCAGGTTTACCATACTCCCGGTCACACCCATGACTCCCTTTGCTTTTATGCCGCTCCCTATGAAGAGGAGGCTGTCGGATATACCAGCCCGGGATATCTGATTTCCGGCGATACCTTGTTCAACGGAACGGTGGGCAACTGTTTTTCGGGAAATTTCAAGGCCTTTTACAAGTCCATAAAAAGCCTGATGACCCTGCCCAAAGACACCATCATTTATGCGGGCCATGATTATGTTCAGGATTCCATTGCCTTCGCCAAAACCCTGGAGCCGGAAAACCCGTATTTTGACGACTTTTTGAAAAAGTACGACTATACCCATGTTTTTTCCACCCTGGAAGACGAAACCAAGGTGAATCCATATTTGCGCTTTAATGCGCCAGACCTTGTCAAGCTCATGGAGAATAAGGGCCTTTCCACCAGGACGGAATTTGAGAGGTGGGACGCCGTTATGCATTTGGGATAA
- a CDS encoding CooT family nickel-binding protein: MCEANAYYIEDGDEELIMEAVDTVTPEPEGILLTSIFGDQKLVKASIHSLSLVDHKVYLQKNG; this comes from the coding sequence ATGTGTGAAGCAAATGCATACTACATTGAGGACGGCGACGAAGAACTGATCATGGAAGCGGTGGATACCGTAACCCCGGAGCCTGAAGGAATTCTGCTCACCAGCATTTTTGGGGACCAGAAGCTGGTGAAAGCCAGCATCCACTCTCTTTCTTTGGTGGATCATAAGGTTTATTTGCAGAAAAACGGATAG
- a CDS encoding AsmA family protein: MAKRRVIKWTIGIIAALVVLCVGGIAYVLSTLDLNQFKADIETNVQNATGRKLNLAGDVELKIGFSPALTVESVSFANAEWGSQPNLASIDRLEVQVAVLPLLRGAVKIKRLILIKPEILIETNKDGKSNLDFGDSEKTAASSESSPKEATEPSSGQTGSGLNIDVEEFVLQDARLTYKDGQSGSSQELALSLVKASLDSANKLTLSVSGAYNGQPFEVNGETGGLEDAMNPKADWPLNITAKAGGAVVTVKGAIQDLNGPAGIALDFNAEGKSLADLNAVSGASLPDLGKYALSGKLADAGSKSYKITALKGQLGESDISGEAALDMSGKRPNIVLSLTSKALDLRPFLPDKSQEVEKPKSKPAAEPKKKSDRVLPNDPLPTDLLLLADAKGDIKVETVQLQDFALTDIWLDFALKNGTLDVSSLKAAGGEGTLDMTLKAAAKGNSLDLAGKAVLDQLDIGGLLGFLGVTDAFKGNLDMDLEFAGKGASVRDIMGGLDGFLSISVKDGQLQNKYLDLLGGDMATGFLRMINPVAEKKDYTKVNCLIARLNVVKGEAQTKVMVMDTEYMSVVGDGTIDFETERLNMSLDPMPKKGVLSGVNIDVSFSMSELAQPFALGGTLASPKLVLDHTKAVLTLGKGVGGALLFGPAGAAAALLSTGQSDENPCESAAKAAEQGTKYQGEESEKGAAEKAADSVVNEIKGVGKGLKNLFSQ, translated from the coding sequence ATGGCTAAGAGACGCGTGATCAAATGGACCATAGGCATCATTGCCGCATTGGTGGTTCTTTGCGTGGGAGGCATAGCGTATGTATTATCCACATTGGACCTCAACCAGTTCAAAGCCGACATTGAAACGAACGTCCAAAACGCCACGGGACGCAAACTGAACCTGGCGGGAGACGTGGAGTTGAAGATTGGCTTTTCTCCGGCCCTCACCGTGGAAAGCGTCTCGTTCGCCAATGCGGAATGGGGCTCTCAGCCCAATCTGGCCAGCATAGACCGCCTGGAAGTTCAGGTAGCGGTCCTTCCCTTGCTTAGGGGCGCCGTCAAAATAAAGCGGCTCATCTTAATCAAGCCTGAAATCCTGATTGAAACCAATAAAGACGGAAAATCCAACCTGGACTTCGGCGACTCGGAAAAAACCGCCGCTTCTTCCGAATCTTCTCCGAAAGAAGCAACGGAGCCGTCATCAGGACAAACCGGTTCGGGGCTGAATATCGACGTTGAAGAGTTTGTGCTCCAGGACGCCCGCCTTACGTATAAGGACGGCCAATCAGGTTCTTCCCAGGAACTGGCTCTCAGCCTCGTAAAGGCCTCCCTGGACAGCGCAAACAAACTGACGCTCTCAGTCAGCGGCGCCTATAACGGGCAGCCCTTTGAAGTGAACGGCGAAACCGGCGGACTTGAAGACGCCATGAATCCCAAAGCCGACTGGCCGCTAAATATCACCGCCAAGGCCGGCGGGGCCGTCGTTACGGTGAAAGGGGCCATCCAAGACTTGAACGGCCCGGCAGGAATCGCCCTGGACTTCAACGCGGAAGGAAAAAGCCTGGCCGACTTGAACGCCGTTTCAGGCGCATCTCTGCCCGACCTGGGAAAATACGCGCTTTCGGGCAAACTCGCGGACGCCGGCTCCAAATCCTACAAAATCACCGCTTTGAAAGGGCAGTTGGGAGAAAGCGACATCTCCGGAGAAGCCGCCCTGGACATGAGCGGAAAGCGGCCCAACATCGTCCTCTCCCTGACGTCCAAAGCGCTGGATCTCAGGCCTTTCCTGCCGGACAAGTCCCAGGAAGTGGAAAAACCCAAGTCCAAGCCTGCTGCTGAGCCTAAAAAGAAATCCGACCGGGTTCTTCCCAACGATCCGCTTCCCACGGACCTTTTGCTCCTTGCTGACGCCAAGGGCGACATCAAAGTGGAGACGGTCCAACTGCAGGATTTTGCATTAACCGATATTTGGCTGGACTTTGCCCTGAAAAACGGAACGCTGGACGTATCCTCTTTGAAAGCGGCCGGCGGAGAAGGCACGCTGGACATGACTTTGAAGGCCGCCGCCAAGGGGAATAGCCTGGATCTTGCCGGCAAGGCCGTCCTGGATCAGTTGGATATAGGCGGGCTTTTGGGTTTTCTTGGCGTGACGGACGCCTTTAAGGGAAACCTGGACATGGATCTCGAATTTGCAGGAAAGGGGGCTTCGGTTCGGGATATCATGGGCGGACTTGACGGCTTCTTAAGCATATCGGTCAAGGACGGCCAGCTTCAAAACAAATATCTGGATCTGCTGGGCGGGGACATGGCCACCGGATTTTTGCGCATGATCAACCCGGTTGCAGAGAAAAAGGATTACACCAAAGTCAATTGCCTGATCGCCCGTTTGAACGTCGTCAAGGGAGAGGCGCAGACCAAAGTCATGGTCATGGATACGGAATACATGAGCGTGGTGGGGGACGGAACCATTGACTTTGAGACGGAAAGACTTAACATGTCTCTGGACCCCATGCCTAAAAAAGGCGTGCTGTCCGGTGTGAATATTGATGTGAGTTTTAGCATGTCTGAACTCGCCCAGCCTTTTGCGCTGGGAGGAACGTTGGCGTCGCCCAAGCTGGTCCTGGACCATACCAAAGCCGTTTTGACTTTGGGCAAGGGAGTGGGAGGCGCATTGCTGTTCGGGCCTGCAGGAGCAGCCGCTGCTTTGTTAAGCACAGGCCAATCCGACGAGAATCCTTGTGAATCCGCCGCCAAGGCGGCTGAGCAGGGAACCAAGTACCAAGGCGAGGAGAGCGAAAAGGGGGCGGCTGAAAAAGCCGCGGATTCGGTTGTCAATGAAATCAAGGGAGTGGGAAAGGGATTAAAAAACTTGTTTTCTCAATAA